Proteins from a genomic interval of Microbacterium abyssi:
- the dnaE gene encoding DNA polymerase III subunit alpha — protein sequence MLDGAAKINAMTQAAADYGMPAIAVTDHGNTFAAFEFYNAAKNAGVKPIIGLEAYVTPGTHRSDKSRVAWGSPDQKSDDVSGSGAYTHTTMWSQSTEGMHNLFRLSSLSSIEGYYFKPRMDRELLQKYSKGLIATTGCPSGEIQTRLRLGQYDAARAAAAEFQDIFGKENYFTEIMDHGLSIERRVISDLLKISKDLNIPLVATNDSHYTHQHEADAHAALLCVQSGSTMDDPNRFKFDGDGYYIKTAQEMRQMFRDHPEACDNTLLIAERCEVEFNTSANYMPRFPVPDGETEDSWLIKEVETGLHYRYPNGIPDRVRKQAEYETGIILQMGFPGYFLVVADFINWAKDNGIRVGPGRGSGAGSMVAYAMKITDLDPLEHGLIFERFLNPDRVSMPDFDVDFDDRRRGEVIDYVTAKYGSERVAQIVTYGTIKSKQALKDAGRVLGFPFSMGERLTKAMPPPVMGKDMPLDGMFDSAHPRYKEASEFRTLIETDPEAKTVFDRALGLEGLKRQWGVHAAGVIMSSEPLLDIIPIMKREQDGQIVTQFDYPSCETLGLIKMDFLGLRNLTIISDALDNIRMNRDEEVDLEHLELDDRPAYDLLSRGDSLGVFQLDGGPMRSLMRLMKPDNFGDISALIALYRPGPMGANSHTNYALRKNGLQPITPIHPELEEPLKDILDESYGLIIYQEQVMAIAQKVAGFSLGQADILRRAMGKKKKSELDKQYAGFQAGMHANGFGDGAVKALWDILLPFSDYAFNKAHSAAYGLVSYWTAYLKAHYPAEYMAALLTSVGDSKDKMAIYLNECRRMGIKVLPPDVRESINFFAAVGEDIRFGLGAVRNVGSNVVDGIIEAREKENFSSFHDFLKKVPLHVSNKRTVESLIKAGAFDSMGDTRRALMEIHEDATEAAVDQKRNEAQGAIGFDFDSLYVAHEDAPPAKVPERPEWVKKDKLAFEREMLGLYVSDHPLAGLEVPLAKHASISIHNLLASEDLQDGDQVTVAGLVTSVQHRVAKASGNPYGMITVEDFNGEVTVMFMGKTYTEFQHTLQQDAILAVRGRVSRRDDGLNLHAQSAFSPDVGSFDTAGPLSLVLAEQRATEHVMNELADVLRRHNGDTEVVLRVHRGQTAKVFDVPMPVKVSADLFGDLKSLLGPACLG from the coding sequence ATGCTGGACGGTGCCGCGAAGATCAACGCGATGACCCAGGCGGCCGCCGATTACGGCATGCCCGCCATCGCGGTGACCGACCACGGCAACACCTTCGCAGCGTTCGAGTTCTACAACGCCGCCAAGAACGCCGGGGTGAAGCCGATCATCGGGCTCGAGGCCTACGTGACCCCCGGCACGCACCGCAGCGACAAGTCCCGGGTGGCCTGGGGATCCCCCGATCAGAAGAGCGACGACGTCTCCGGTTCCGGTGCTTATACCCACACGACGATGTGGAGTCAGAGCACCGAGGGCATGCACAATCTGTTCCGGCTGAGTTCGCTGTCGAGCATTGAGGGGTACTACTTCAAGCCCCGCATGGACCGAGAGCTGCTGCAGAAGTACAGCAAGGGCCTCATCGCGACCACCGGCTGCCCCTCCGGCGAGATCCAGACGCGCCTGCGACTCGGCCAGTACGACGCCGCGCGCGCGGCGGCCGCGGAGTTCCAGGACATCTTCGGCAAGGAGAACTACTTCACCGAGATCATGGACCACGGTCTGTCCATCGAGCGGCGCGTGATCTCCGACCTGCTGAAGATCTCGAAGGATCTGAACATCCCGCTGGTGGCGACCAACGACTCGCACTACACGCATCAGCACGAGGCCGACGCGCATGCGGCGCTGCTGTGCGTGCAGTCCGGCTCGACCATGGACGACCCGAACCGGTTCAAGTTCGACGGCGACGGCTACTACATCAAGACCGCGCAGGAGATGCGCCAGATGTTCCGCGACCATCCGGAGGCGTGCGACAACACCCTCCTGATCGCCGAGCGCTGCGAGGTCGAGTTCAACACCTCGGCGAACTACATGCCGCGCTTCCCCGTGCCCGACGGCGAGACCGAGGACAGCTGGCTCATCAAGGAGGTCGAGACGGGGCTGCACTACCGGTACCCGAACGGCATCCCCGACAGGGTGCGCAAGCAGGCCGAGTACGAGACCGGCATCATCCTGCAGATGGGGTTCCCCGGCTACTTCCTCGTGGTCGCCGACTTCATCAACTGGGCCAAGGACAACGGCATCCGCGTCGGTCCGGGGCGTGGCTCCGGTGCGGGATCCATGGTCGCGTACGCCATGAAGATCACCGACCTCGACCCGCTCGAGCACGGCCTCATCTTCGAGCGCTTCCTGAACCCCGACCGCGTGTCGATGCCCGACTTCGACGTCGACTTCGACGACCGTCGCCGCGGCGAGGTCATCGACTACGTCACCGCGAAGTACGGCTCCGAGCGCGTCGCGCAGATCGTGACCTACGGCACGATCAAGTCCAAGCAGGCGCTGAAGGATGCCGGGCGTGTGCTCGGATTCCCGTTCAGCATGGGGGAGCGTCTGACCAAGGCCATGCCGCCTCCCGTCATGGGCAAGGACATGCCGCTGGACGGCATGTTCGACTCCGCGCATCCGCGCTACAAGGAGGCCAGCGAGTTCCGCACGCTCATCGAGACGGATCCGGAGGCGAAGACGGTCTTCGACCGCGCGCTGGGCCTCGAGGGACTGAAGCGCCAGTGGGGTGTGCACGCAGCCGGCGTGATCATGTCGTCCGAGCCGCTGCTCGACATCATCCCGATCATGAAGCGCGAGCAGGACGGCCAGATCGTCACGCAGTTCGATTACCCGTCGTGCGAGACACTCGGACTGATCAAGATGGACTTCCTCGGCCTGCGGAACCTCACGATCATCTCCGACGCGCTCGACAACATCCGCATGAACCGCGACGAAGAGGTCGACCTCGAGCACCTCGAACTCGATGACCGCCCAGCGTACGACCTGCTCTCCCGCGGCGACTCGCTCGGCGTGTTCCAGCTCGACGGCGGACCGATGCGGTCGCTCATGCGCCTGATGAAGCCCGACAACTTCGGTGACATCTCGGCCCTCATCGCCCTGTACCGACCCGGCCCCATGGGGGCGAACTCGCACACCAACTACGCGCTCCGCAAGAACGGGCTGCAGCCGATCACACCGATCCACCCCGAACTCGAAGAGCCCCTCAAGGACATCCTCGACGAGTCCTACGGCCTGATCATCTATCAGGAGCAGGTGATGGCGATCGCGCAGAAGGTCGCCGGCTTCAGCCTCGGTCAGGCCGACATCCTCCGGCGCGCGATGGGCAAGAAGAAGAAGTCCGAGCTCGACAAGCAGTACGCGGGCTTCCAGGCCGGCATGCACGCCAACGGGTTCGGCGACGGCGCGGTCAAGGCGCTGTGGGACATTCTGCTGCCGTTCTCCGATTACGCCTTCAACAAGGCGCACTCGGCCGCGTACGGACTCGTCTCGTACTGGACCGCGTACCTCAAGGCGCATTACCCGGCTGAGTACATGGCGGCGCTGCTGACGAGCGTCGGCGACTCCAAGGACAAGATGGCGATCTACCTCAACGAGTGCCGTCGCATGGGGATCAAGGTGCTGCCGCCTGACGTCCGCGAGTCGATCAACTTCTTCGCCGCAGTCGGCGAGGACATCCGCTTCGGCCTCGGTGCCGTCCGGAACGTGGGCAGCAACGTCGTCGACGGCATCATCGAGGCTCGCGAGAAGGAGAACTTCTCCTCCTTCCACGACTTCCTCAAGAAGGTGCCGCTGCACGTCTCGAACAAGCGGACGGTCGAATCGCTGATCAAAGCGGGGGCGTTCGATTCGATGGGCGACACCCGCAGAGCTCTGATGGAGATCCATGAGGATGCCACGGAAGCCGCCGTCGACCAGAAGCGCAACGAAGCCCAGGGGGCGATCGGGTTCGACTTCGACAGCCTGTACGTCGCGCACGAGGACGCCCCGCCGGCGAAGGTGCCGGAGCGACCCGAATGGGTGAAGAAGGACAAGCTCGCGTTCGAGCGCGAGATGCTCGGGCTGTACGTCTCCGACCACCCGCTGGCCGGGCTCGAGGTCCCGCTCGCGAAACATGCCTCGATCTCGATCCACAATCTCCTCGCGTCGGAAGATCTGCAGGACGGCGACCAGGTCACGGTCGCCGGGCTGGTGACGAGCGTGCAGCACCGGGTCGCCAAGGCCAGCGGAAACCCGTACGGCATGATCACCGTCGAGGACTTCAACGGCGAGGTCACCGTGATGTTCATGGGCAAGACCTACACCGAGTTCCAGCACACGCTTCAGCAGGATGCCATCCTCGCTGTGCGCGGACGAGTGTCCCGCCGCGACGACGGGCTAAACCTGCACGCGCAGTCCGCGTTCTCACCGGATGTCGGCTCCTTCGACACCGCCGGTCCGCTGTCGCTCGTGCTCGCCGAGCAGCGCGCCACGGAGCACGTCATGAACGAGCTCGCCGACGTTCTGCGCCGGCACAACGGTGACACCGAGGTGGTGCTGCGAGTGCACCGCGGACAGACGGCGAAGGTGTTCGATGTGCCCATGCCGGTGAAGGTGTCCGCCGACCTGTTCGGCGACCTCAAGTCCCTGCTGGGCCCTGCCTGCCTCGGGTAG
- a CDS encoding GNAT family N-acetyltransferase: MSIEVRPATVFEDVATLVGPKKPTSNVCFCLSYRIGSKENNALRGPQRAERMRQLCHQDPPPGVIAYLDDEPVGWAALQPRRNTSFANNRRIPRIDDLDVWSLWCVRVRPGFRKQGITHELVAGAVAYARECGAPAVESYPVDNRGEKVDMTMAYVGTKSLFENAGFTQASETDSVLNGFARVLMRLDLR; this comes from the coding sequence ATGAGCATCGAGGTGCGGCCCGCGACAGTCTTCGAGGATGTCGCGACGCTCGTCGGCCCCAAGAAACCGACGTCGAACGTGTGCTTCTGCCTGAGCTACCGGATCGGGTCGAAGGAGAACAACGCACTGCGCGGGCCGCAGCGAGCCGAACGCATGCGGCAGTTGTGTCACCAGGACCCGCCGCCCGGCGTGATCGCCTACCTGGATGACGAACCGGTCGGCTGGGCGGCGCTGCAGCCGCGGCGGAACACGAGCTTCGCGAACAATCGACGGATCCCGCGTATCGACGATCTCGACGTGTGGTCGCTATGGTGCGTCCGCGTGCGCCCCGGGTTCCGCAAGCAGGGGATCACGCACGAGTTGGTCGCCGGAGCCGTCGCCTATGCGAGAGAGTGCGGCGCGCCCGCCGTGGAGTCGTACCCGGTGGACAACCGTGGCGAGAAGGTCGACATGACGATGGCGTACGTCGGCACGAAATCACTGTTCGAGAACGCCGGATTCACGCAGGCATCCGAGACCGACTCCGTACTCAACGGGTTCGCGAGAGTGCTCATGCGACTTGATCTGCGGTGA
- a CDS encoding DUF6114 domain-containing protein gives MLLTESVDVPVSRRNARSRWRRFAAWRRNRPFVGGLLLAVSGVEMFFSGQLDIGHLRVQLGIEGLQATIIPIALLLLGVLAITMPAHHVFYGVLSLAVGLYALVGVNLGGFLLGTIIACVGGVLVVAWMTPEARAESKARRGSRQEAPTEESG, from the coding sequence GTGCTTCTGACGGAGAGCGTCGACGTGCCCGTGTCTCGCCGGAACGCTCGCAGCCGATGGCGGCGCTTCGCGGCGTGGCGCCGCAACCGCCCGTTCGTCGGAGGGCTGCTGCTCGCCGTGTCCGGTGTCGAGATGTTCTTCTCCGGCCAGCTGGACATCGGCCATCTGCGCGTGCAATTGGGCATCGAAGGGCTGCAGGCGACGATCATCCCGATCGCGCTGCTGCTGCTGGGCGTTCTCGCCATCACGATGCCCGCTCACCACGTGTTCTACGGGGTGCTCTCCCTGGCTGTGGGCCTCTACGCGCTGGTCGGCGTCAATCTCGGCGGGTTCCTGCTCGGCACGATCATCGCGTGCGTCGGCGGCGTGCTCGTGGTCGCATGGATGACCCCCGAGGCGCGAGCGGAGTCGAAGGCGCGTCGCGGGTCGCGACAGGAGGCGCCGACGGAGGAGTCCGGGTGA
- a CDS encoding DUF6230 family protein, translated as MKFPSLTKSHAGRVTLAAVPVGVVAALLLGGVAQGQVPVSFAVSGSQFQISASQLEGTGFSQYAGVATDSEGGEHTVAIANIKSATLSDLCQSVITETPLGTVGVLIKAGGGDNPASASDLQIGMTGLAGDASFGNIRIGVDASTVQTDAKGTGGDFAQDADTVSIANLQQTAWSTQASVFTLTGMTLELTDGSTPCF; from the coding sequence ATGAAGTTCCCGTCACTCACGAAGTCCCACGCCGGTCGCGTCACGCTCGCAGCGGTACCCGTTGGCGTCGTCGCCGCGCTGCTCCTCGGCGGCGTCGCGCAGGGGCAGGTCCCGGTCTCCTTCGCCGTGTCGGGAAGCCAGTTCCAGATCTCCGCCAGTCAGCTCGAGGGCACCGGGTTCTCGCAGTACGCGGGCGTCGCTACCGACTCCGAGGGCGGCGAGCACACCGTCGCGATCGCGAACATCAAGAGCGCGACGCTCAGCGACCTGTGCCAGTCGGTGATCACCGAGACGCCGCTCGGCACCGTCGGCGTCCTCATCAAGGCGGGCGGGGGCGACAACCCTGCGAGCGCCAGCGACCTGCAGATCGGGATGACGGGACTTGCGGGCGATGCGTCGTTCGGGAACATCAGGATCGGCGTCGACGCGTCGACCGTGCAGACCGACGCCAAGGGCACCGGCGGCGACTTCGCCCAGGATGCCGACACCGTCTCCATCGCGAACCTCCAGCAGACCGCGTGGAGCACGCAGGCTTCGGTGTTCACGCTGACCGGCATGACGCTCGAGCTGACCGACGGATCGACCCCGTGCTTCTGA
- a CDS encoding TetR/AcrR family transcriptional regulator, which produces MPEERRSRLTPEDRRTQLMAIGVNFLADHPLDELTMDELARRAGVSRALAFHYFESKQGMHRAVVTTARDSLLHATAPRADLPPRERIDDTLRRFAIFVRDHRGTFLSLVRGVASSDPTVRALVDESRELNAEHLRVAFGELGIVDTRAVRMALRAWVAFAEEVFVSVAADDLADDAELVALLVRTLDATVAASRDSAL; this is translated from the coding sequence ATGCCGGAGGAGCGTCGCAGTCGTCTCACGCCGGAGGACCGTCGCACGCAGCTGATGGCCATCGGGGTGAACTTCCTCGCCGACCACCCGCTGGACGAGCTCACGATGGACGAACTGGCTCGCCGCGCCGGCGTCTCCCGCGCGCTCGCGTTCCACTACTTCGAGTCCAAGCAGGGGATGCATCGTGCCGTGGTGACCACAGCACGCGACAGTCTCCTGCACGCGACGGCACCGCGCGCCGATCTCCCGCCGCGCGAGCGCATCGATGACACACTGCGACGATTCGCGATCTTCGTGCGCGATCATCGCGGCACGTTCCTGTCGCTCGTGCGGGGCGTCGCCAGCAGCGACCCCACCGTGCGCGCCCTGGTGGACGAGTCACGCGAGCTCAACGCGGAGCATCTCAGAGTGGCATTCGGAGAGCTCGGGATCGTCGACACGCGGGCGGTACGGATGGCGCTGCGCGCCTGGGTCGCGTTCGCCGAGGAGGTCTTCGTCAGCGTCGCCGCCGATGACCTGGCTGACGACGCCGAACTCGTCGCCCTCCTTGTGCGCACGCTCGATGCGACCGTCGCCGCCTCGCGCGACAGCGCGCTGTGA
- a CDS encoding RluA family pseudouridine synthase, with the protein MESRSLPVPDGLDGARVDSALAKMLGFSRTFATEVIAAGGARLDGVVLDKSDRLRSGGWLDVEWQPKEGPAIVPIEVPELGIVHDDDDIVVIDKPTGVAAHPSVGWEGPTVLGALAGAGFRIATSGAAERAGIVHRLDVGTSGLMVVAKTESAYTALKRAFKERTVEKVYHAVVQGHPDPLAGTIDAPIGRHPNHSWKFAVVPDGKPSVTHYETLEAFPGASLLEIHLETGRTHQIRVHMAAHRHPCVGDPLYGADPTMSARLGLTRQWLHAHRLGFTHPATGEWVEFESDYPADFVHVLELLRGD; encoded by the coding sequence GTGGAGTCACGATCACTGCCCGTGCCTGACGGGCTCGACGGGGCACGCGTCGATTCGGCGCTCGCGAAGATGCTCGGTTTCTCGCGAACGTTCGCGACCGAGGTGATCGCGGCGGGCGGCGCACGGCTCGACGGCGTCGTCCTCGACAAGTCCGACCGGCTGCGCAGCGGGGGCTGGCTCGATGTCGAATGGCAGCCGAAAGAAGGCCCCGCCATCGTCCCGATCGAAGTACCCGAGCTCGGCATCGTCCACGACGACGATGACATCGTGGTGATCGACAAGCCGACAGGGGTCGCTGCCCACCCCTCGGTCGGCTGGGAGGGCCCGACCGTCCTCGGCGCACTCGCCGGAGCGGGCTTCCGGATCGCCACCAGCGGCGCTGCCGAACGCGCCGGCATAGTGCACCGGCTCGACGTCGGCACCAGCGGCCTCATGGTCGTCGCCAAGACGGAATCGGCGTACACGGCCCTCAAGCGCGCTTTCAAGGAGCGCACGGTCGAGAAGGTGTATCACGCGGTGGTGCAGGGGCATCCTGACCCGCTCGCAGGGACCATCGACGCGCCGATCGGGCGGCATCCGAACCACTCGTGGAAGTTCGCGGTGGTCCCGGACGGCAAGCCATCGGTGACGCACTACGAGACGCTCGAGGCGTTCCCTGGCGCCTCCCTCCTGGAGATCCATCTCGAGACAGGACGCACCCACCAGATCCGCGTCCACATGGCGGCGCACCGGCATCCCTGCGTCGGCGACCCGCTCTACGGCGCGGACCCGACGATGTCGGCGAGGCTCGGGCTCACCCGGCAGTGGCTGCACGCGCACCGGCTCGGGTTCACGCACCCGGCGACGGGGGAGTGGGTGGAGTTCGAGTCGGACTACCCCGCCGACTTCGTGCACGTCCTCGAGCTGCTCCGCGGCGACTGA
- the lspA gene encoding signal peptidase II produces MPERRPLRRSAAGILVAVLAAVVLAADQFVKYLTIENLPLHEVVPVLGEFLQLYYIRNSGAAFSLGSEVTWIFTIALTVVACIIIWKAFDLRSRLWAVVLGCLLGGVLGNLTDRLLREPGFAVGHVVDMISMPWMMPAIFNVADIFIVCGMITVALLVVLGIRFDGTREKDHVESDDAGAPDIEHGAVEKGA; encoded by the coding sequence TTGCCTGAACGTCGCCCGCTTCGCCGGTCGGCGGCCGGCATCCTTGTCGCGGTCCTCGCGGCAGTGGTGCTGGCCGCCGATCAGTTTGTGAAGTACCTCACGATCGAGAACCTGCCGCTGCACGAGGTGGTGCCGGTGCTCGGTGAGTTCCTGCAGCTGTACTACATCCGCAACTCCGGGGCGGCATTCTCTCTGGGCAGCGAAGTGACGTGGATCTTCACGATCGCTCTCACCGTCGTCGCCTGCATCATCATCTGGAAGGCGTTCGACCTGCGCTCCAGGCTCTGGGCGGTCGTGCTCGGGTGCCTGCTCGGCGGGGTCCTCGGGAACCTCACGGATCGTCTGCTCCGCGAACCCGGTTTCGCCGTCGGTCACGTGGTCGACATGATCTCGATGCCCTGGATGATGCCCGCGATCTTCAACGTCGCCGACATCTTCATCGTGTGCGGCATGATCACGGTCGCACTGCTGGTGGTCCTCGGCATCCGATTCGACGGCACGCGCGAGAAGGACCACGTCGAGTCCGACGACGCCGGAGCACCGGACATCGAGCACGGGGCCGTCGAGAAGGGCGCCTGA
- a CDS encoding DivIVA domain-containing protein, which produces MALTPDDVVTKQFQHVRFKDGFDPDEVDDFLDEIVVEWRKALEENAALKAKLAAYESGEKPFAESKPAEQAPVVDEVPAPVAATPAPSVEAPDAAGSTSATAGIIELAQRLHDEHVAEGETKKKQLITEAEAEVDRIRTEAQAKQREESARLERERNTLEARITELRNFERDYRTQLRGYIEGQLRDLDEKSATTDSTPVSAIGL; this is translated from the coding sequence ATGGCACTGACCCCGGATGACGTCGTCACCAAGCAGTTCCAGCACGTCCGATTCAAGGACGGCTTCGACCCGGACGAGGTGGACGACTTCCTCGACGAGATCGTCGTCGAGTGGCGCAAGGCCCTCGAGGAGAACGCCGCGCTGAAGGCGAAGCTCGCCGCATACGAGTCGGGTGAGAAGCCCTTCGCTGAATCCAAGCCAGCCGAGCAGGCTCCCGTCGTCGACGAGGTGCCCGCACCGGTCGCAGCCACTCCAGCACCCTCTGTCGAGGCTCCGGACGCCGCAGGTTCCACCTCTGCCACCGCCGGCATCATCGAACTTGCGCAGCGCCTGCACGACGAGCACGTCGCCGAGGGCGAGACGAAGAAGAAGCAGCTCATCACCGAGGCCGAGGCCGAGGTCGACCGCATTCGCACCGAGGCTCAGGCCAAGCAGCGCGAGGAGTCGGCTCGTCTCGAGCGCGAGCGCAACACGCTCGAGGCTCGCATCACCGAGCTCCGCAACTTCGAGCGCGACTACCGCACGCAGCTCCGCGGCTACATCGAGGGCCAGCTGCGCGACCTCGACGAGAAGTCGGCCACGACGGACTCGACGCCGGTCTCCGCGATCGGTCTGTAG
- a CDS encoding YggT family protein has protein sequence MAVVSWIASIVHLILLIYIFVLFARLILDYIPLFNRGWRPKGAGLIAAEVVYTVTDPPIKLFRRFIPPLRIGTLSLDFGFTFTMLAVLILMAIVRQFI, from the coding sequence GTGGCAGTCGTCTCCTGGATCGCATCGATCGTTCACCTGATCCTGCTGATCTACATCTTCGTGCTGTTCGCGCGACTCATTCTCGATTACATACCGCTGTTCAACCGCGGCTGGCGCCCCAAGGGCGCCGGTCTGATCGCGGCTGAGGTCGTCTACACGGTCACCGACCCGCCCATCAAGCTGTTCCGGCGCTTCATTCCTCCACTGCGCATCGGAACGCTCTCCTTGGATTTCGGGTTCACGTTCACGATGCTGGCCGTGCTGATCCTGATGGCGATCGTGAGGCAGTTCATCTGA
- a CDS encoding cell division protein SepF: protein MGNPLKKTMVYLGLADEEEAYEEQAAPTPTRAHRERDRDRGGDQDEAAPAPVTPLRRPVAVRQPSAGAVNEILTVHPKQYRDAQLIAESFREGVPVIINLSQMSDADARRLIDFASGLSLGLYGRIERVTSKVFLLSPENIAVSGHGGIAHADPESAAFDQS from the coding sequence ATGGGAAACCCGCTGAAGAAGACCATGGTGTACCTGGGCCTTGCCGACGAGGAAGAGGCCTACGAGGAGCAGGCCGCTCCGACGCCGACACGCGCGCACCGCGAACGCGACCGCGACCGCGGTGGCGATCAGGATGAGGCCGCCCCCGCCCCCGTGACGCCGCTGCGTCGTCCTGTGGCGGTGCGTCAGCCTTCCGCGGGCGCTGTGAACGAGATCCTCACCGTGCACCCCAAGCAGTACCGCGACGCCCAGCTGATCGCTGAGAGCTTCCGCGAGGGCGTGCCGGTGATCATCAACCTGTCGCAGATGAGCGATGCCGACGCGCGCCGCCTGATCGACTTCGCCAGCGGTCTGTCGCTCGGGCTGTACGGACGGATCGAGCGTGTCACCAGCAAGGTGTTCCTGCTCTCGCCCGAGAACATCGCCGTCTCAGGGCACGGGGGCATCGCGCACGCAGACCCGGAGTCTGCGGCCTTCGACCAGTCCTGA
- a CDS encoding YggS family pyridoxal phosphate-dependent enzyme, with translation MTDLAARLSAIDAQIADAARAAGRDAGEITRIVVTKFHPAQLVRELHALGVRDVGENRQQELTAKHGEAELDGLRWHFIGQAQTNKAGAIRRSADAVHSVDRIKLADALHRAAEDGGVLDVLVQVNLTEDLGRGGAAPGEAEQLAEHILALPSLRLRGVMGVAPLDEDPASAFARLRGVADAIRRVEPDATWISAGMTGDFAEAIAAGATHLRIGSAITGPRPDRG, from the coding sequence GTGACAGACCTCGCCGCGCGGCTATCCGCGATCGACGCGCAGATCGCGGACGCCGCGCGGGCCGCGGGTCGGGATGCCGGCGAGATCACGCGCATCGTCGTCACGAAGTTCCATCCGGCGCAGCTCGTACGCGAGTTGCACGCGCTCGGTGTCCGGGACGTCGGTGAGAACCGGCAGCAGGAGCTCACTGCTAAGCACGGTGAGGCCGAGCTCGATGGGCTGCGCTGGCATTTCATCGGCCAGGCGCAGACCAACAAGGCCGGCGCGATCAGGCGCAGTGCAGATGCCGTGCACTCGGTCGACAGGATCAAACTCGCCGACGCGCTGCACCGCGCTGCGGAGGACGGCGGCGTGCTCGACGTCCTGGTGCAGGTGAACCTCACCGAAGATCTCGGACGCGGAGGCGCCGCGCCCGGGGAAGCGGAGCAGCTCGCCGAGCACATCCTCGCCCTGCCGTCACTGCGACTGCGCGGGGTCATGGGTGTCGCGCCGCTCGATGAGGACCCGGCATCCGCGTTCGCGCGGTTGCGCGGGGTCGCCGATGCCATCCGCCGGGTCGAACCGGACGCCACCTGGATCTCCGCCGGCATGACCGGCGACTTCGCCGAAGCGATCGCGGCCGGCGCGACACACCTGCGGATCGGCTCGGCAATCACGGGACCCCGGCCTGACCGGGGTTAA
- the ftsZ gene encoding cell division protein FtsZ, whose amino-acid sequence MSQNQNYLAVIKVVGVGGGGVNAVNRMIELGLRGVEFIAVNTDAQALLMSDADVKLDVGRELTRGLGAGADPEVGRRAAEDHAEEIEQALTGADMVFVTAGEGGGTGTGGAPVVARIAKSIGALTIGVVTKPFSFEGRRRQSQAEAGVSKLKEEVDTLIVVPNDRLLEISDRGISMIEAFATADQVLLAGVQGITDLITTPGLINLDFADVKSVMQGAGSALMGIGSARGADRAIKAAELAVESPLLEASIEGAHGVLLSIQGGSNLGIFEIHDAADLVKEAAHPEANIIFGTVIDDTLGDEVRVTVIAAGFDNGEPSLRLDPMVVSRPEPATLPEVTLSDDESEAPKAADPVEAKPAPRAPATSLEPAFADDDIDIPEFLK is encoded by the coding sequence ATGAGCCAGAACCAGAACTACCTCGCCGTGATCAAGGTCGTCGGCGTCGGCGGTGGCGGCGTCAACGCCGTCAATCGCATGATCGAACTCGGCCTGCGCGGCGTCGAGTTCATCGCCGTCAACACCGACGCCCAGGCGCTTCTCATGAGCGATGCCGACGTCAAGCTCGACGTGGGCCGCGAGCTCACCCGCGGACTCGGCGCAGGTGCCGACCCTGAGGTCGGGCGCCGTGCAGCTGAAGACCACGCCGAGGAGATCGAACAGGCCCTCACCGGCGCCGACATGGTCTTCGTCACCGCCGGTGAGGGCGGCGGCACCGGCACCGGCGGCGCCCCCGTCGTCGCGCGGATCGCGAAGTCGATCGGCGCATTGACGATCGGTGTCGTCACCAAGCCGTTCTCGTTCGAGGGCCGCCGTCGTCAGAGCCAGGCCGAGGCGGGTGTCTCGAAGCTCAAGGAAGAGGTCGACACCCTCATTGTCGTCCCGAACGACCGGTTGCTGGAGATCAGCGACCGCGGCATCTCGATGATCGAGGCGTTCGCCACCGCAGACCAGGTGCTCCTGGCCGGCGTGCAGGGCATCACCGACCTCATCACCACGCCCGGTCTCATCAACCTCGACTTCGCCGACGTCAAGTCGGTCATGCAGGGCGCGGGATCCGCACTCATGGGCATCGGCTCCGCCCGCGGCGCCGACCGTGCGATCAAGGCCGCAGAGCTCGCTGTGGAGTCGCCGCTGCTCGAGGCATCCATCGAGGGCGCGCACGGCGTGCTGCTGTCGATCCAGGGTGGCTCGAACCTCGGGATCTTCGAGATCCACGACGCAGCCGACCTCGTCAAGGAGGCCGCGCACCCCGAGGCGAACATCATCTTCGGAACCGTCATCGACGACACGCTCGGCGACGAGGTGCGCGTCACGGTCATCGCCGCCGGCTTCGACAACGGCGAGCCCTCGCTGCGCCTGGACCCGATGGTCGTCTCGCGCCCCGAGCCGGCCACGCTGCCCGAGGTCACGCTGTCGGACGACGAGTCCGAGGCTCCGAAGGCCGCCGACCCGGTGGAGGCCAAGCCCGCGCCACGCGCGCCGGCGACGAGCCTCGAGCCGGCGTTCGCCGACGACGACATCGACATCCCCGAGTTCCTGAAGTAA